The Hippoglossus hippoglossus isolate fHipHip1 chromosome 21, fHipHip1.pri, whole genome shotgun sequence genome contains a region encoding:
- the LOC117755321 gene encoding nectin-4-like isoform X1: protein MEELNNMWLMLLFLLNANTETNALQVIGGNQTVVQGRTVTFTCKLVDTTETLTQISWQRTTRVKRNNYFLTVLKTNGPEYVNGRDDRIQFIGNFNELNGSFQISNVSLLDEGIYTCIFTLFPSGSHNTYIHLDVLVPPVIRVKDNLPTLADKEVCIATCTAAGSKPPANVRWLTGSLAENLRATANSTHHDNGMTTTVSYLFGVPTMGINQQVVQCVVTSPALSKETEMPFTIQVYFAPMEVKIGANPKEDSFQCVTDANPKAEFDWTRVDQAWPQSGVRVEGGTLQFLTRSPHLNGLYLCTTFNPYGRSIVYIFRSVISESCIVCWILFALLVVLIVAAAVWHVYKSDKLPCLGSRGVPVTRRETEVMNADDTSLNEDH, encoded by the exons ATGGAGGAACTCAACAACATGTGGCTCATGTTATTGTTCCTCCTGAACGCGAACACAGAGACAAACG CTCTCCAGGTGATTGGAGGAAACCAGACTGTGGTGCAAGGACGTACAGTTACATTCACCTGCAAACTTGTTGACACCACAGAGACCCTCACCCAGATTTCTTGGCAGAGGACGACCAGagttaaaagaaataattatttcTTGACGGTTCTGAAAACAAATGGACCAGAGTATGTCAATGGACGCGATGATCGAATTCAGTTTATTGGGAACTTCAATGAGCTTAATGGATCTTTTCAGATATCCAATGTCTCATTGCTGGATGAAGGCATCTACACTTGCATCTTCACTTTGTTCCCCAGTGGAAGTCACAACACATATATACATCTGGATGTGCTCG TGCCTCCTGTCATACGTGTGAAGGATAACCTTCCTACTTTGGCTGATAAAGAAGTTTGCATTGCCACCTGCACGGCTGCTGGTTCCAAGCCTCCGGCAAACGTGAGGTGGCTCACAGGTAGCTTAGCAGAAAACTTGAGGGCAACAGCCAACTCCACGCATCATGACAATGGTATGACTACCACAGTCAGCTACCTGTTTGGAGTACCTACCATGGGAATCAACCAACAGGTGGTCCAGTGTGTCGTCACCAGTCCAGCCCTGtcgaaagagacagagatgccCTTTACTATACAAGTTTACT TTGCGCCTATGGAAGTGAAAATTGGTGCAAATCCCAAAGAAGACTCATTTCAATGTGTGACTGATGCCAACCCCAAAGCAGAATTTGACTGGACCAG AGTTGACCAAGCGTGGCCTCAGTCTGGTGTCAGAGTAGAGGGTGGAACGCTGCAGTTTCTGACCAGGAGCCCTCACCTGAATGGCCTCTACCTGTGTACCACATTTAACCCATATGGAAGAAGCATTGTTTACATCTTTAGATCTGTGATTTCAG AATCCTGCATTGTTTGTTGGATCTTATTTGCTCTTCTGGTCGTCCTTATCGTAGCTGCAGCAGTGTGGCATGTTTATAAATCTGACAAACTACCATGTTTAGGTTCAAG GGGAGTCCCGGTCACACGTAGGGAGACGGAGGTGATGAATGCCGACGATACGTCTTTGAATGAGGACCATTGA
- the LOC117755322 gene encoding uncharacterized protein LOC117755322 isoform X2 has translation MATVTPRRTLVFEIQKRLSDLSVSQLRRVVSYIDTTSRVDELSEPELYDLIVDYIRGEELTALEDEGMAQLLAFDDMLSDLLATDPSVGEVQIGDSTSHQQGSSTPPHPDHNHLDGYPSPPTTDSSTHPPHMDRDIHRRTSPTRRDTGPRVK, from the exons ATGGCCACTGTCACCCCCCGGCGGACGCTGGTCTTCGAGATCCAGAAGAGACTGTCTGATTTGAGTGTAAGCCAGTTACGGAGAGTTGTAAGTTACATCGATACAACTAGCAGAGTTGATGAGCTGAGTGAACCAGAACTGTATGACCTGATTGTTGACTATATAAGAGGTGAAGAATTGACCGCCCTGGAGGATGAAGGCATGGCCCAACTCCTTGCCTTCGACGACATGTTGAGTGACCTGCTGGCCACGGACCCCAGCGTGGGTGAAGTTCAGATCGGAGATTCAACAAGCCACCAGCAGGGGAGCTCCACTCCCCCTCATCCTGACCACAACCATCTAGACGGTTATCCATCTCCACCGACCACAGACAGTTCCACACATCCACCACACATGGACAGAGACATTCACCGACGTACATCGCCCACGAGAAGAGACACTGGT CCAAGAGTTAAGTAA
- the LOC117755321 gene encoding nectin-4-like isoform X2: protein MEELNNMWLMLLFLLNANTETNALQVIGGNQTVVQGRTVTFTCKLVDTTETLTQISWQRTTRVKRNNYFLTVLKTNGPEYVNGRDDRIQFIGNFNELNGSFQISNVSLLDEGIYTCIFTLFPSGSHNTYIHLDVLVPPVIRVKDNLPTLADKEVCIATCTAAGSKPPANVRWLTGSLAENLRATANSTHHDNGMTTTVSYLFGVPTMGINQQVVQCVVTSPALSKETEMPFTIQVYFAPMEVKIGANPKEDSFQCVTDANPKAEFDWTRVDQAWPQSGVRVEGGTLQFLTRSPHLNGLYLCTTFNPYGRSIVYIFRSVISESCIVCWILFALLVVLIVAAAVWHVYKSDKLPCLGSRGVPVTRRETEVMNAEEPIRL, encoded by the exons ATGGAGGAACTCAACAACATGTGGCTCATGTTATTGTTCCTCCTGAACGCGAACACAGAGACAAACG CTCTCCAGGTGATTGGAGGAAACCAGACTGTGGTGCAAGGACGTACAGTTACATTCACCTGCAAACTTGTTGACACCACAGAGACCCTCACCCAGATTTCTTGGCAGAGGACGACCAGagttaaaagaaataattatttcTTGACGGTTCTGAAAACAAATGGACCAGAGTATGTCAATGGACGCGATGATCGAATTCAGTTTATTGGGAACTTCAATGAGCTTAATGGATCTTTTCAGATATCCAATGTCTCATTGCTGGATGAAGGCATCTACACTTGCATCTTCACTTTGTTCCCCAGTGGAAGTCACAACACATATATACATCTGGATGTGCTCG TGCCTCCTGTCATACGTGTGAAGGATAACCTTCCTACTTTGGCTGATAAAGAAGTTTGCATTGCCACCTGCACGGCTGCTGGTTCCAAGCCTCCGGCAAACGTGAGGTGGCTCACAGGTAGCTTAGCAGAAAACTTGAGGGCAACAGCCAACTCCACGCATCATGACAATGGTATGACTACCACAGTCAGCTACCTGTTTGGAGTACCTACCATGGGAATCAACCAACAGGTGGTCCAGTGTGTCGTCACCAGTCCAGCCCTGtcgaaagagacagagatgccCTTTACTATACAAGTTTACT TTGCGCCTATGGAAGTGAAAATTGGTGCAAATCCCAAAGAAGACTCATTTCAATGTGTGACTGATGCCAACCCCAAAGCAGAATTTGACTGGACCAG AGTTGACCAAGCGTGGCCTCAGTCTGGTGTCAGAGTAGAGGGTGGAACGCTGCAGTTTCTGACCAGGAGCCCTCACCTGAATGGCCTCTACCTGTGTACCACATTTAACCCATATGGAAGAAGCATTGTTTACATCTTTAGATCTGTGATTTCAG AATCCTGCATTGTTTGTTGGATCTTATTTGCTCTTCTGGTCGTCCTTATCGTAGCTGCAGCAGTGTGGCATGTTTATAAATCTGACAAACTACCATGTTTAGGTTCAAG GGGAGTCCCGGTCACACGTAGGGAGACGGAGGTGATGAATGCCGA
- the LOC117755321 gene encoding nectin-4-like isoform X3: protein MEELNNMWLMLLFLLNANTETNALQVIGGNQTVVQGRTVTFTCKLVDTTETLTQISWQRTTRVKRNNYFLTVLKTNGPEYVNGRDDRIQFIGNFNELNGSFQISNVSLLDEGIYTCIFTLFPSGSHNTYIHLDVLVPPVIRVKDNLPTLADKEVCIATCTAAGSKPPANVRWLTGSLAENLRATANSTHHDNGMTTTVSYLFGVPTMGINQQVVQCVVTSPALSKETEMPFTIQVYFAPMEVKIGANPKEDSFQCVTDANPKAEFDWTRVDQAWPQSGVRVEGGTLQFLTRSPHLNGLYLCTTFNPYGRSIVYIFRSVISESCIVCWILFALLVVLIVAAAVWHVYKSDKLPCFPVTRRETEVMNADDTSLNEDH from the exons ATGGAGGAACTCAACAACATGTGGCTCATGTTATTGTTCCTCCTGAACGCGAACACAGAGACAAACG CTCTCCAGGTGATTGGAGGAAACCAGACTGTGGTGCAAGGACGTACAGTTACATTCACCTGCAAACTTGTTGACACCACAGAGACCCTCACCCAGATTTCTTGGCAGAGGACGACCAGagttaaaagaaataattatttcTTGACGGTTCTGAAAACAAATGGACCAGAGTATGTCAATGGACGCGATGATCGAATTCAGTTTATTGGGAACTTCAATGAGCTTAATGGATCTTTTCAGATATCCAATGTCTCATTGCTGGATGAAGGCATCTACACTTGCATCTTCACTTTGTTCCCCAGTGGAAGTCACAACACATATATACATCTGGATGTGCTCG TGCCTCCTGTCATACGTGTGAAGGATAACCTTCCTACTTTGGCTGATAAAGAAGTTTGCATTGCCACCTGCACGGCTGCTGGTTCCAAGCCTCCGGCAAACGTGAGGTGGCTCACAGGTAGCTTAGCAGAAAACTTGAGGGCAACAGCCAACTCCACGCATCATGACAATGGTATGACTACCACAGTCAGCTACCTGTTTGGAGTACCTACCATGGGAATCAACCAACAGGTGGTCCAGTGTGTCGTCACCAGTCCAGCCCTGtcgaaagagacagagatgccCTTTACTATACAAGTTTACT TTGCGCCTATGGAAGTGAAAATTGGTGCAAATCCCAAAGAAGACTCATTTCAATGTGTGACTGATGCCAACCCCAAAGCAGAATTTGACTGGACCAG AGTTGACCAAGCGTGGCCTCAGTCTGGTGTCAGAGTAGAGGGTGGAACGCTGCAGTTTCTGACCAGGAGCCCTCACCTGAATGGCCTCTACCTGTGTACCACATTTAACCCATATGGAAGAAGCATTGTTTACATCTTTAGATCTGTGATTTCAG AATCCTGCATTGTTTGTTGGATCTTATTTGCTCTTCTGGTCGTCCTTATCGTAGCTGCAGCAGTGTGGCATGTTTATAAATCTGACAAACTACCATGTT TCCCGGTCACACGTAGGGAGACGGAGGTGATGAATGCCGACGATACGTCTTTGAATGAGGACCATTGA
- the LOC117755324 gene encoding nectin-4-like has product MPFTALQVIGGNQTVVQGCTVTFPCQLVDTTETLTQISWQRTTRVKRNNYFLTVLKTNGPEYVNGRDDRIKFIGNFNELNGSFQISNVSLLDEGIYTCIFTLFPSGSHNTYIHLDVLVPPDIRVKDNLPTLADKEVCIATCTAAGSKPPANVRWLTGSLAENLRATANSTHHDDGMTTTVSYLFGVPTMGINQQVVQCVVTSPALSKETEMPFTIQVYFAPMEVKIVENPKEDSFQCVTDANPKAEFNWTRVDQAWPQSGVRVEGGTLQFLTRSPHLNGLYLCTTFNPYGRSIVYIFRSVISESCIVCWILFALLIVIVIVAAAVWHVYKHDKLPCLGSREAAATDGEMVEPMRL; this is encoded by the exons ATGCCTTTTACAGCTCTCCAGGTGATTGGAGGAAACCAGACTGTGGTGCAAGGATGTACAGTTACATTCCCCTGCCAACTTGTTGACACCACAGAGACCCTCACCCAGATTTCTTGGCAGAGGACGACCAGagttaaaagaaataattatttcTTGACGGTTCTGAAAACAAATGGACCAGAGTATGTCAATGGACGCGATGATCGAATTAAGTTTATTGGGAACTTCAATGAGCTTAATGGATCTTTTCAGATATCCAATGTCTCATTGCTGGATGAAGGCATCTACACTTGCATCTTCACTTTGTTCCCCAGCGGAAGTCACAACACATATATACATCTGGATGTGCTCG TGCCTCCTGACATACGTGTGAAGGATAACCTTCCTACTTTGGCTGATAAAGAAGTTTGCATTGCCACCTGCACGGCTGCTGGTTCCAAGCCTCCGGCAAACGTGAGGTGGCTCACAGGTAGCTTAGCAGAAAACTTGAGGGCAACAGCCAACTCCACGCATCATGACGATGGTATGACTACCACAGTCAGCTACCTGTTTGGAGTACCTACCATGGGAATCAACCAACAGGTGGTCCAGTGTGTCGTCACCAGTCCAGCCCTGtcgaaagagacagagatgccCTTTACTATACAAGTTTACT TTGCGCCTATGGAAGTGAAAATTGTTGAAAATCCCAAAGAAGACTCATTTCAATGTGTGACTGATGCCAACCCCAAAGCAGAATTTAACTGGACTAG AGTTGACCAAGCGTGGCCTCAGTCTGGTGTCAGAGTAGAGGGTGGAACGCTGCAGTTTCTGACCAGGAGCCCTCACCTGAATGGCCTCTACCTGTGTACCACATTTAACCCATATGGAAGAAGCATTGTTTACATCTTTAGATCTGTGATTTCAG AATCCTGCATTGTTTGTTGGATCTTATTTGCTCTTCTGATCGTCATTGTCATCGTAGCTGCAGCAGTGTGGCATGTTTATAAACATGACAAACTACCATGTTTAGGTTCAAG GGAAGCCGCGGCCACAGACGGGGAGATGGTGGAGCCGATGCGTCTTTGA
- the LOC117755322 gene encoding uncharacterized protein LOC117755322 isoform X1, whose product MATVTPRRTLVFEIQKRLSDLSVSQLRRVVSYIDTTSRVDELSEPELYDLIVDYIRGEELTALEDEGMAQLLAFDDMLSDLLATDPSVGEVQIGDSTSHQQGSSTPPHPDHNHLDGYPSTFTDVHRPREETLVCQLRTSPLQCRPSHSPPVLVVLFLVE is encoded by the exons ATGGCCACTGTCACCCCCCGGCGGACGCTGGTCTTCGAGATCCAGAAGAGACTGTCTGATTTGAGTGTAAGCCAGTTACGGAGAGTTGTAAGTTACATCGATACAACTAGCAGAGTTGATGAGCTGAGTGAACCAGAACTGTATGACCTGATTGTTGACTATATAAGAGGTGAAGAATTGACCGCCCTGGAGGATGAAGGCATGGCCCAACTCCTTGCCTTCGACGACATGTTGAGTGACCTGCTGGCCACGGACCCCAGCGTGGGTGAAGTTCAGATCGGAGATTCAACAAGCCACCAGCAGGGGAGCTCCACTCCCCCTCATCCTGACCACAACCATCTAGACGGTTATCCATC GACATTCACCGACGTACATCGCCCACGAGAAGAGACACTGGTATGCCAGCTGAGAACCTCACCACTTCAATGCCGGCCAAGTCACTCTCCACCGGTGTTGGTGGTGCTCTTCCTGGTAGAGTGA